In a genomic window of Streptomyces sp. NBC_01231:
- a CDS encoding bifunctional uroporphyrinogen-III C-methyltransferase/uroporphyrinogen-III synthase, translating to MSPTTLPAGPEHGHVTFLGAGPGDPGLLTLRAVEALANADVLVAEHEVLDVVRTHARSGVAVVNTDSDPFAGPHPGTGAPQLTVVDGASTTAGTPAVRDAAHLVMEAARGGRRVVRAVTGDPGLDTYAAEEMLACAAAGVPFEVVPGVAAAVGVPAYAGVPLRDAEGADVRFVDARTASDRCWTEVGASDGTVVVSTTLDSVAAAAGELVSAGRKPDTPLTVTVAGTTTRQRTWTATLGTIAQTLKQAKVLPSPEGGRPVIAVVGERSAAAQREQLSWFESKPLFGWKVLVPRTKEQSASLSDQLRSYGAVPHEVPTIAVEPPRTPQQMERAVKGLVTGRYEWIAFTSVNAVKAVREKFEEYGLDARAFAGIKVAAVGEQTAKALIAFGVKPDLVPSGEQSAAGLLEDWPPYDPVFDPIDRVFLPRADIATETLVAGLIELGWEVDDVTAYRTVRASPPPAETREAIKGGGFDAVLFTSSSTVRNLVGIAGKPHNVTVIACIGPATAKTAEEHGLRVDVMAPEPSVHRLAEALADFGLRRRAAAVEAGDPVTRPSERRPGARRRRTTT from the coding sequence GTGAGCCCCACCACTCTTCCCGCCGGTCCTGAACACGGGCACGTCACCTTCCTCGGTGCCGGACCCGGAGATCCGGGACTACTGACTCTGCGCGCCGTCGAGGCGCTGGCAAACGCGGACGTCCTCGTCGCCGAGCACGAAGTGCTCGACGTCGTACGTACGCATGCCAGGTCCGGTGTCGCCGTCGTGAACACGGACTCGGACCCCTTCGCGGGTCCGCATCCGGGCACAGGCGCGCCTCAACTGACGGTTGTTGACGGCGCGTCAACAACCGCTGGCACTCCCGCCGTGCGGGATGCCGCACATCTTGTCATGGAGGCCGCACGGGGCGGCAGGCGGGTCGTGCGTGCGGTGACCGGGGACCCCGGGCTCGACACGTACGCCGCCGAGGAGATGCTGGCCTGCGCCGCCGCCGGGGTGCCCTTCGAGGTCGTGCCGGGTGTCGCGGCGGCCGTGGGCGTCCCCGCCTACGCCGGTGTGCCCCTGCGGGACGCCGAGGGCGCCGACGTCCGCTTCGTGGACGCGCGGACGGCTTCGGACCGGTGCTGGACGGAGGTGGGGGCGTCGGACGGGACGGTTGTCGTGTCGACGACTCTCGACTCCGTCGCGGCGGCCGCCGGCGAACTGGTGTCCGCCGGACGCAAGCCCGACACCCCGTTGACGGTCACGGTCGCCGGTACGACCACGCGTCAGCGGACCTGGACGGCGACCCTGGGGACCATCGCCCAGACGCTGAAGCAGGCCAAGGTGCTGCCCTCCCCGGAGGGCGGTCGGCCGGTGATAGCCGTGGTCGGTGAGCGGTCCGCCGCGGCTCAGCGTGAGCAGCTCTCGTGGTTCGAGTCCAAGCCGCTGTTCGGCTGGAAGGTGCTCGTGCCGCGGACGAAGGAGCAGTCGGCGTCGCTCTCCGACCAACTGCGGTCCTACGGAGCCGTACCGCACGAGGTGCCGACGATCGCCGTCGAGCCGCCGCGGACGCCCCAGCAGATGGAGCGGGCGGTGAAGGGGCTGGTGACCGGACGCTACGAGTGGATCGCGTTCACGTCGGTCAACGCCGTCAAGGCCGTGCGGGAGAAGTTCGAGGAGTACGGGCTCGACGCGCGTGCCTTCGCCGGGATCAAGGTCGCCGCGGTGGGGGAGCAGACCGCGAAGGCGCTGATCGCGTTCGGTGTGAAGCCGGATCTGGTGCCGAGTGGGGAGCAGTCTGCTGCTGGGTTGCTGGAGGACTGGCCTCCGTACGACCCGGTGTTCGACCCGATCGACCGGGTGTTCCTGCCGCGTGCCGACATCGCCACCGAGACGCTGGTGGCGGGCCTCATCGAGCTCGGCTGGGAGGTCGATGACGTCACGGCCTACCGGACCGTGCGGGCCTCGCCGCCGCCTGCCGAGACGCGGGAGGCGATCAAGGGTGGTGGGTTCGACGCCGTTCTGTTCACGTCGTCGAGCACCGTGCGGAACCTGGTGGGAATCGCCGGTAAGCCGCACAACGTGACGGTCATCGCGTGTATCGGGCCGGCCACCGCCAAGACCGCCGAGGAACATGGCCTTCGGGTGGACGTGATGGCTCCCGAGCCGTCCGTGCACCGGCTGGCCGAGGCCCTCGCCGACTTCGGGCTGCGGCGGCGCGCCGCGGCGGTCGAGGCCGGGGATCCGGTGACTCGGCCGAGTGAGCGGCGGCCGGGGGCTCGGCGTAGGCGTACGACTACCTGA